One genomic segment of Suricata suricatta isolate VVHF042 chromosome 16, meerkat_22Aug2017_6uvM2_HiC, whole genome shotgun sequence includes these proteins:
- the SNX20 gene encoding sorting nexin-20 isoform X3 has protein sequence MLSFPVSLLVLGAMASPEHPGSPGWTGPIAQCTAGTKDAPATGPELLCPGPDGHLDPHSSPSPNSNMTTGELQEYWRKEKRCWRRVKLLFEVASARIEERRMSKFVMYQIVVIQTGSFDSNKAVLERRYSDFETLHRNLLKTFREEIEDVVFPKKHLLGNFTQEMISERKLAFKEYLSLLYSIRCVRRSREFIDFLTRPELREAFGCLRGGQYARALDILVRVVPLQEKLTAHCPVTVVPALCAMLVCHRDLEHPAEALAVGERALQCLQAREGHRYYAPLLDAMIRLAYMLGKDFVSLQKRLQESQLRKPAPWDLTLKELTVREYLY, from the exons ATGCTCAGCTTTCCCGTGTCTTTACTGGT CCTTGGAGCAATGGCAAGTCCTGAGCACCCTGGGAGCCCTGGATGGACGGGACCCATAGCCCAGTGCACGGCAGGGACCAAGGATGCACCAGCCACTGGCCCAGAGCTCCTATGTCCAGGACCTGATGGGCACTTAG ACCCCCACAGCAGCCCCAGCCCCAACTCCAACATGACCACCGGGGAGCTGCAGGAGTACTGGCGGAAGGAGAAGCGCTGCTGGCGGCGCGTCAAGCTGCTCTTCGAGGTCGCGTCGGCCCGCATCGAGGAGAGGAGAATGTCCAAGTTCGTG ATGTACCAAATCGTCGTCATCCAGACAGGGAGTTTTGACAGCAACAAAGCCGTGCTGGAGCGGCGCTACTCCGACTTCGAGACGCTCCACAGAAACCTCCTCAAGACGTTCCGGGAGGAGATCGAGGACGTGGTCTTCCCCAAGAAGCACCTGCTGGGCAACTTCACGCAGGAGATGATCTCGGAGCGCAAGCTGGCCTTCAAGGAGTACCTGAGCCTGCTCTACTCCATCCGCTGCGTGCGGCGCTCCCGCGAGTTCATCGACTTCCTCACCCGGCCGGAGCTCCGGGAGGCCTTCGGCTGCCTGCGGGGCGGCCAGTACGCCCGGGCCCTGGACATCCTGGTGCGCGTGGTGCCCCTGCAGGAGAAGCTGACGGCCCACTGCCCCGTGACCGTGGTCCCGGCCCTGTGCGCCATGCTGGTGTGCCACCGGGACCTGGAGCACCCCGCGGAGGCCTTAGCAGTGGGCGAGAGGGCGCTCCAGTGCCTGCAGGCCCGGGAGGGCCATCGCTACTACGCGCCCCTGCTGGACGCCATGATCCGCCTGGCCTACATGCTGGGCAAAGACTTCGTGTCGCTGCAGAAGAGGCTGCAGGAGAGCCAGCTGCGGAAGCCCGCCCCCTGGGACCTCACCCTGAAGGAACTCACCGTGCGGGAGTATCTGTACTGA
- the SNX20 gene encoding sorting nexin-20 isoform X1, producing MLSFPVSLLAIFSSRIQTRAGMWTRFLSQLRPKWPSQLPQILGRRSLGAMASPEHPGSPGWTGPIAQCTAGTKDAPATGPELLCPGPDGHLDPHSSPSPNSNMTTGELQEYWRKEKRCWRRVKLLFEVASARIEERRMSKFVMYQIVVIQTGSFDSNKAVLERRYSDFETLHRNLLKTFREEIEDVVFPKKHLLGNFTQEMISERKLAFKEYLSLLYSIRCVRRSREFIDFLTRPELREAFGCLRGGQYARALDILVRVVPLQEKLTAHCPVTVVPALCAMLVCHRDLEHPAEALAVGERALQCLQAREGHRYYAPLLDAMIRLAYMLGKDFVSLQKRLQESQLRKPAPWDLTLKELTVREYLY from the exons ATGCTCAGCTTTCCCGTGTCTTTACTG GCCATATTCAGCAGCAGGATTCAGACCCGGGCCGGAATGTGGACCAGGTTCTTGTCCCAGCTCCGCCCCAAGTGGCCCTCACAGCTCCCTCAGATCCTGGGAAGAAGGAG CCTTGGAGCAATGGCAAGTCCTGAGCACCCTGGGAGCCCTGGATGGACGGGACCCATAGCCCAGTGCACGGCAGGGACCAAGGATGCACCAGCCACTGGCCCAGAGCTCCTATGTCCAGGACCTGATGGGCACTTAG ACCCCCACAGCAGCCCCAGCCCCAACTCCAACATGACCACCGGGGAGCTGCAGGAGTACTGGCGGAAGGAGAAGCGCTGCTGGCGGCGCGTCAAGCTGCTCTTCGAGGTCGCGTCGGCCCGCATCGAGGAGAGGAGAATGTCCAAGTTCGTG ATGTACCAAATCGTCGTCATCCAGACAGGGAGTTTTGACAGCAACAAAGCCGTGCTGGAGCGGCGCTACTCCGACTTCGAGACGCTCCACAGAAACCTCCTCAAGACGTTCCGGGAGGAGATCGAGGACGTGGTCTTCCCCAAGAAGCACCTGCTGGGCAACTTCACGCAGGAGATGATCTCGGAGCGCAAGCTGGCCTTCAAGGAGTACCTGAGCCTGCTCTACTCCATCCGCTGCGTGCGGCGCTCCCGCGAGTTCATCGACTTCCTCACCCGGCCGGAGCTCCGGGAGGCCTTCGGCTGCCTGCGGGGCGGCCAGTACGCCCGGGCCCTGGACATCCTGGTGCGCGTGGTGCCCCTGCAGGAGAAGCTGACGGCCCACTGCCCCGTGACCGTGGTCCCGGCCCTGTGCGCCATGCTGGTGTGCCACCGGGACCTGGAGCACCCCGCGGAGGCCTTAGCAGTGGGCGAGAGGGCGCTCCAGTGCCTGCAGGCCCGGGAGGGCCATCGCTACTACGCGCCCCTGCTGGACGCCATGATCCGCCTGGCCTACATGCTGGGCAAAGACTTCGTGTCGCTGCAGAAGAGGCTGCAGGAGAGCCAGCTGCGGAAGCCCGCCCCCTGGGACCTCACCCTGAAGGAACTCACCGTGCGGGAGTATCTGTACTGA
- the SNX20 gene encoding sorting nexin-20 isoform X2, with protein MWTRFLSQLRPKWPSQLPQILGRRSLGAMASPEHPGSPGWTGPIAQCTAGTKDAPATGPELLCPGPDGHLDPHSSPSPNSNMTTGELQEYWRKEKRCWRRVKLLFEVASARIEERRMSKFVMYQIVVIQTGSFDSNKAVLERRYSDFETLHRNLLKTFREEIEDVVFPKKHLLGNFTQEMISERKLAFKEYLSLLYSIRCVRRSREFIDFLTRPELREAFGCLRGGQYARALDILVRVVPLQEKLTAHCPVTVVPALCAMLVCHRDLEHPAEALAVGERALQCLQAREGHRYYAPLLDAMIRLAYMLGKDFVSLQKRLQESQLRKPAPWDLTLKELTVREYLY; from the exons ATGTGGACCAGGTTCTTGTCCCAGCTCCGCCCCAAGTGGCCCTCACAGCTCCCTCAGATCCTGGGAAGAAGGAG CCTTGGAGCAATGGCAAGTCCTGAGCACCCTGGGAGCCCTGGATGGACGGGACCCATAGCCCAGTGCACGGCAGGGACCAAGGATGCACCAGCCACTGGCCCAGAGCTCCTATGTCCAGGACCTGATGGGCACTTAG ACCCCCACAGCAGCCCCAGCCCCAACTCCAACATGACCACCGGGGAGCTGCAGGAGTACTGGCGGAAGGAGAAGCGCTGCTGGCGGCGCGTCAAGCTGCTCTTCGAGGTCGCGTCGGCCCGCATCGAGGAGAGGAGAATGTCCAAGTTCGTG ATGTACCAAATCGTCGTCATCCAGACAGGGAGTTTTGACAGCAACAAAGCCGTGCTGGAGCGGCGCTACTCCGACTTCGAGACGCTCCACAGAAACCTCCTCAAGACGTTCCGGGAGGAGATCGAGGACGTGGTCTTCCCCAAGAAGCACCTGCTGGGCAACTTCACGCAGGAGATGATCTCGGAGCGCAAGCTGGCCTTCAAGGAGTACCTGAGCCTGCTCTACTCCATCCGCTGCGTGCGGCGCTCCCGCGAGTTCATCGACTTCCTCACCCGGCCGGAGCTCCGGGAGGCCTTCGGCTGCCTGCGGGGCGGCCAGTACGCCCGGGCCCTGGACATCCTGGTGCGCGTGGTGCCCCTGCAGGAGAAGCTGACGGCCCACTGCCCCGTGACCGTGGTCCCGGCCCTGTGCGCCATGCTGGTGTGCCACCGGGACCTGGAGCACCCCGCGGAGGCCTTAGCAGTGGGCGAGAGGGCGCTCCAGTGCCTGCAGGCCCGGGAGGGCCATCGCTACTACGCGCCCCTGCTGGACGCCATGATCCGCCTGGCCTACATGCTGGGCAAAGACTTCGTGTCGCTGCAGAAGAGGCTGCAGGAGAGCCAGCTGCGGAAGCCCGCCCCCTGGGACCTCACCCTGAAGGAACTCACCGTGCGGGAGTATCTGTACTGA
- the SNX20 gene encoding sorting nexin-20 isoform X4: MASPEHPGSPGWTGPIAQCTAGTKDAPATGPELLCPGPDGHLDPHSSPSPNSNMTTGELQEYWRKEKRCWRRVKLLFEVASARIEERRMSKFVMYQIVVIQTGSFDSNKAVLERRYSDFETLHRNLLKTFREEIEDVVFPKKHLLGNFTQEMISERKLAFKEYLSLLYSIRCVRRSREFIDFLTRPELREAFGCLRGGQYARALDILVRVVPLQEKLTAHCPVTVVPALCAMLVCHRDLEHPAEALAVGERALQCLQAREGHRYYAPLLDAMIRLAYMLGKDFVSLQKRLQESQLRKPAPWDLTLKELTVREYLY, from the exons ATGGCAAGTCCTGAGCACCCTGGGAGCCCTGGATGGACGGGACCCATAGCCCAGTGCACGGCAGGGACCAAGGATGCACCAGCCACTGGCCCAGAGCTCCTATGTCCAGGACCTGATGGGCACTTAG ACCCCCACAGCAGCCCCAGCCCCAACTCCAACATGACCACCGGGGAGCTGCAGGAGTACTGGCGGAAGGAGAAGCGCTGCTGGCGGCGCGTCAAGCTGCTCTTCGAGGTCGCGTCGGCCCGCATCGAGGAGAGGAGAATGTCCAAGTTCGTG ATGTACCAAATCGTCGTCATCCAGACAGGGAGTTTTGACAGCAACAAAGCCGTGCTGGAGCGGCGCTACTCCGACTTCGAGACGCTCCACAGAAACCTCCTCAAGACGTTCCGGGAGGAGATCGAGGACGTGGTCTTCCCCAAGAAGCACCTGCTGGGCAACTTCACGCAGGAGATGATCTCGGAGCGCAAGCTGGCCTTCAAGGAGTACCTGAGCCTGCTCTACTCCATCCGCTGCGTGCGGCGCTCCCGCGAGTTCATCGACTTCCTCACCCGGCCGGAGCTCCGGGAGGCCTTCGGCTGCCTGCGGGGCGGCCAGTACGCCCGGGCCCTGGACATCCTGGTGCGCGTGGTGCCCCTGCAGGAGAAGCTGACGGCCCACTGCCCCGTGACCGTGGTCCCGGCCCTGTGCGCCATGCTGGTGTGCCACCGGGACCTGGAGCACCCCGCGGAGGCCTTAGCAGTGGGCGAGAGGGCGCTCCAGTGCCTGCAGGCCCGGGAGGGCCATCGCTACTACGCGCCCCTGCTGGACGCCATGATCCGCCTGGCCTACATGCTGGGCAAAGACTTCGTGTCGCTGCAGAAGAGGCTGCAGGAGAGCCAGCTGCGGAAGCCCGCCCCCTGGGACCTCACCCTGAAGGAACTCACCGTGCGGGAGTATCTGTACTGA